Below is a genomic region from Cotesia glomerata isolate CgM1 linkage group LG5, MPM_Cglom_v2.3, whole genome shotgun sequence.
cctaaaatttgaataaagaaaaaacgcCAACTTCCTGGCCCTAGTGATcattaatatcaattattgaCTGTATTGACACTTTTAGTGCCCtgttaagttaatttttagtatattgACACTTTTATAAACCTttattgtcaattattaaCTTCATTTACACTTATATCGACCTTAATTGTCAACTATTTAGTGCATTTACCTTATTAGTGATCATTAATTGTCAATTACTTACTGTATTAACACTTATATTGACCTTAATTGTCAACTACTTAGTGCGTTGACCCTATTAGTGAcctttttaatcaattattgactacattaattttactattgaaattaattatcaattaatgaTTGCATTGACACTTATATTGACCttatttgtcaatttttcatatattgaaACTTGCATCAACCTttattgtcaattattaaCTGCATTGACACTTGCATCGAccttttttttgtaagttaTTGACTGCATCGACACTTATATTGACCTTTCATGCCAATTTTTAGTATATTGACACTTgcatttatcattaatatcaattattgaCTGCATCGACCTTTATAATGACCttaattgtcaattatttacTGCATTGATATTTTTAGCAACCTTTTTAGTCAATTATTGACTAATTTGGCTCTTTTATTAACCTTTATTGTCAATTGTTAACTGCATTGATGCTTGCAGCGGccttttttgttaattattgactgCATTGAAACTTATATTTACCTTTAATGCCAATTTTTAGTATATTGACACTAGCATTGATCATTAATGTCAATTATTAACTGCATTGACACTTATATTGCTTATTATTGACCTTTACGTCAATTTCATGTTACATTGACATTTCTGATGACCATaactatcaatttttcactGTATTAACCTTCccagtgaaaattaaaatcaattattcactccattaacattttcaataacaattaatttcaattcttgCCTGCATTGACATTCTCAatcattaattacaaatttccACCAAAAAACTTTCTATattgtaacgtccacgttttccaaaattatatatatatatttaatttgtccccggctcgaaatttgctcgccggagtccagggtcataaacggggatcgCCGACCCCAAGGATCGAGAGGATAGCCTCCAGCTCGATCCCTCCTACTCGACTATGATCACCTGCCGCACCCTGACAGAAGGTCGGAGTACGGGGAGTCCGTAATACCCTTAAGAGATGAGCTCCACTTACCTTGGTACAGTCGTACTCTGGGTAACTTGAGTTCCTTAGCGTTTTTCCCTTCTGGATAGCCTCCATAGGGAAAATCGTCTCAGTGGTACTGGATGCCTTTTCCGCGATAAATTTaggcgtttatcatttttcccctaactctcttgtaacgaaccggaagggtcgttttagacacctgtccggtgtcctcgaactagcattaaaaaataattatttattattttaatcgtaatttccttcgttttctatccattcgtctcgccaaattctaagtttttattttcgaaactcaattctttattattttaatcgtaatttccttcattttctatccattcgtttcgtcaaattcacaattctttattattttaatcgcaatttctttcattatatatccattcgtcgctttcccatactaaatcttgttcggaacttagaataattttcccagtcttttaatttcttttacaattaattcgctcggcttcgtaataatttctcacacgcttaatttcttaatttaatcataccttcggtaacaataatataaaattattaactaaataaatacaataattaaataataatcgccgcactaatacaataattgtttctattaatttttaagtaattaataaaaaataaactcaaatactcaaatacaaaaagtaaaatctgggtcataaTATTTAAAGAACCTCTTTAacaattttctcaaaaatcaaCCCAATTTCTCTCCAGGTCAACACAATTATCTCCTTCTCTGGAGAGCGTTACGATTTCGTAATCAACGCAGACCAACCAGTCGGCGCTTACTGGATCCAGCTCCGTGGATTAGGAGAGTGTGGAATAAAACGAGCTCAGCAGTTAGGAGTGCTCAGATACGCGAGAGGACCTTACCAACCAGCCAGCCAGCCACCAACATACGACCTTGGTCTTCCTCAAGGAGTAGTTCTGAACCCGCTTGACGCTATCTGCAATATGCCGCGTGACGACGCCGTGTGTGTCAACCAACTTAAGAACGCTAAGCCAATTGACGAAGGAATCTTGCAAGCCAGACCCGACGTCAAGATCTTCCTGCCCTTCAGGTTCTTGTTCTACAGACCTGAAGAAGTCTTCCAGCCCAACACCTACAACAGGTTCTTGGTAGCTCCCACAGGTGACCATGTAATCTCGCTGGTCGACGAAATTTCCTTCACTTTTCCTCCAGCACCTCCACTGTCGCAAATTGATGACATCCCACCAGAACAATTTTGTAACGGAGACAACAGACCCGCTGATTGTGGAGCTAACTGCATGTGCACGCACAAGGTTGATATTCCTCACAACGCCATCGTAGAAGTCGTCCTGGTTGATGAAGTCCAGCAGCCTAATCTCTCGCATCCGTTCCATCTTCACGGATACGCTTTCAATATTGTGGGAATGGGAAGGTCGCCTGACAAGAATGTCAAGAAGATCAACTTGAAACACGCGCTGGATCTTGATAGACGTGGGCTTCTTCACAGAGAGTTTAACTTGCCGCCTTCTAAGGATACTATTGCTGTGCCGAACAATGGATATGTTGTCTTCAGATTCCGAGCTGATAATCCTGGTTTGTATTTTTGGTTCTTTGCGGTTTGGGTTGTGCACTTttgatagtttaatttttttgggagTGATCTTGTAGGAATGTTTTAAATGATTTGAGTTACTGTTTTTATCTTTGGAACTATTTGGGGTAGTTCAATTACTTTAAAGAGTTCTAAAGGTtctaaatgattatttaaaattcttagaaCAAGATAAAATCTTGTTCTTGGAACTTATCTTGTTCTTAGAACAAGATAAGTTCCAAAGGTTccaaatgattatttaaaattcttagaaCAAGATAAAATCTTGTTCTTGGAACTTGTTCTTGTTCTTGGAACTTGTTCTTGTTCTTGGAACTTGTTCTTGTTCTTGGAACTTGTTCTTGTTCCTGGAACTTGTTCTTGTTCCTGAAACTTTCTCTTATTCCTGGAACTTGTTCTTCTTCTTGTTCTTGTAATCATTGTaacatttaaaatgatttaaattctcaattttCCACTAATTCAAAGAGCTCAATAACTTCAAATTCTCGAacaatttgagaattttaatTCTCTATAATGTTCCAAAGATTTAGTTACTTCGAATTCCTAGAACAAGATAGGTTCTTGGAATTTGTTCTTGTTCTTGGAACTTATCTTGTTCTTGGAACTTATCTTTTTTTTAGAACAAGATGTTCTAAGGTTCTAaacaattacttaaaattcttaaaacaattcgagaattttaattctttataatgttccaaatatttaaattgttcgATAACTCCGAATTAATAAGAATATTATCaaataactcaaatttttggaataatttaaagtaatcTTACTTGAATCTTACTAGatcattgaaaataattgaaattatagtCTTTCTATCAATTCAAATAGTTCGATTACTTCGATTTATTCTCAAGATTCAAGTAGTTTGATTTCTTCTAATTTTCGGAAGAATTTACAGTAATCGAACTAATTGTCCCCTTATAAAAATTCGAAGTAATCAAACCAATTTAATCATTGGAacatttaaaagaatttaaattctcaattttCCACTAATTCAAATAGTTCAATAACTTCAAATTCTTGGaacaattttagaattttaattctttataatgTTCCAAAGATTTAATTACTTCGAATTCTTAGAACAATTTAAAGTAATTGAACCATTTGAATCTTAAGAATAAttcgaagtaattaaaaaacttgaatcTTTAGAACattaaaaagaattgaaattcTTAGCGTTCTACAAATTCAAACGATAACTTCAAAGTCTTAGAACAATTTGagaattcaataatatttcaaagattcaattatttcaaattcatAGAACAATTTAAAGTGATTGAACCACTTGAATCTTTGGAACATTTGAAAGAATTGAAATTCTTGACTTtctacttatttaaatagttcaattacttcaaattcttggaacaatttaaaaatttcaattttttacaatgttCCAAAGATTCagttatttcaaattttcagaacAATTTAACGTAATTGAACTAatcaaattcataaaaaaattcaaacaattaaaaagaCTTGAAATTCTCGACGTTCTACAAATTCTAACGATTACTTAAAATTCTAGGAAcaatttgagaatttaaattctttatattGTTCTAAAgattcaattatttcaaattctaAGACCAATTTAAAGTAATTGAACTAATTGAATtcataaaacaattaaaacaattaaaaataattgtagttCTCGACGTTCTACGAATTCAAACGATTACTTAAAATTCTTAGAAcaatttgagaatttaaattctttatattGTTCCAAAgattcaattatttcaaatttttagaacaatttaaagtaattaaactaCTCTAATTCGTAAAACAattcaaacaattaaaaagaattgtaATTCTCGACGTTCTACGAATTCAAACAATTACTCAAAATTCTTAGAAcaatttgagaatttaaattctttatattGTTCCAAAgattcaattatttcaaatttttagaacaatttaaagtaattaaactaCTCTAATTCGTAAAACAattcaaacaattaaaaagaattgtaATTCTCGACGTTCTACGAAttcaaacaattatttaatattcttagaataatttgaaaatttaaattctttatattGTTCCAAAgattcaattatttcaaatttttagaacaatttaaagtaattaaactaCTCTAATTCGTAAAACAattcaaacaattaaaaagaattgtaATTCTCGACGTTCTACGAAttcaaacaattatttaatattcttagaataatttgaaaatttaaattctttatattGTTCCAAAgattcaattatttcaaatttttagaacaatttaaagtaattaaactaCTCTAATTCgtaaaacaattaaaacaattaaaaagaattgtaATTCACGACGTTCTACGAATTCAAACAATTACTCAAAATTCTTAGAAcaatttgagaatttaaagtaattaaactaCTCTAATTCgtaaaacaattaaaacaattaaaaagaattgtaATTCACGACGTTCTACGAATTCAAACAATTACTCAAAATTCTTAGAAcaatttgagaatttaaattctttatattGTTCCAAAgattcaattatttcaaatttttagaacaatttaaagtaattaaactaCTCTAATTCGTAAAACAattcaaacaattaaaaagaattgtaATTATCGACGTTCTACGAAttcaaacaattatttaatattcttagaataatttgaaaatttaaattctttatattGTTCCAAAGattcaattaattcaaatttttagaacaatttaaagtaattaaactaCTCTAATTCGTAAAACAattcaaacaattaaaaagaattgtaATTCTCGACGTTCTACGAATTCAAACAATTACTCAAAATTCTTAGAAcaatttgagaatttaaattctttatattGTTCCAAAgattcaattatttcaaaaattcttagaACAATTTAAAGTAATTGAACTACTCTATCCTTTTTAATTCGacaagaatattaaattaaatctaactattaaaattccaaaattgaaaattctccaaatattctaatttttataaattttttctctgaattggattaaatttaaacattttacaataaaaaatcaccAAATATCTACAATTACCCCCAAATTTAAACATAACCATCAAAAGTGTGCAATTCTTAACATCTTAACCTCCAATTAAAACTAAACTAAcctaaaaatttgttccaaaaacaGGATACTGGCTCTTCCACTGTCACTTCTTGTTCCACATCGTGATCGGGATGAACCTGGTGCTTCATGTGGGTACCCACGCAGATTTACCACCAGTACCACCAAACTTCCCGACTTGCGGTGACCACTTACCACCGATAACGCCGCCACTCGCACTGGATAATCCCTTCCATTGAGGATCTGTAACTTTAAATAGGAAATACTTTTGTAAAATAGTTTAATCGTCTAGCGGAAGATGTCCAAGTCCAATAAGTACGTTCGTCCCTCAAGTCCACGATGGGATTTACAAATGCGGATTATTTATTAACGGTCTAGGTTTTTTCGAGTTAGCTTCTTTAACttcgaaaaacaaaaaagaccGATATTATTCTAACACtgtgtaattctgtaaataatCTAGGCGTAATTACTGTGTATACATTATgcatacattattattaaatgcaGAGTAGTAGgaaatttatatgattataataattttatttttaatgttttttttttttttttatatatatatatatacatagtTTTAATTACTAACAGAGTGTTAAATAATTGAGTGCGCGTGATGTGTGTATTCAATTGTGTAAAATTTACAACGCAATAGAGTATCGATTTTTTAatccaatttattaattaatgttaattaaatactattgctattattcattttaaccTGCTACTCTCGACTGTCATTCATTTTGTTCTCGattgagaattattttttaataataaagttgtttttttaaaatatatattttttattaatttttattcccgTTTTTTTAGATTATGGTTTATTATGGGGCATTCCATTTGAAATggaaaaatgacaaaaatttttaaatttcactaattcattctaatttagtcttaattattaaaagtttataatttactttgtaaaaaaaaatttttttgatcaataagaaaatcgattattctctcctagtaacttttcagccgtactaacttgtatccgggtcaaatgttgttttaataattttaacaataaattcattttatatttgttactaattaacatatttattattatagttttaagaacaaattttgtttatgttcgttattaattaacacctaagtttatcaagatcgtgttgtcagcatgctcaatcctttatttgtgttttttaattagtttttttaaattatcctattctaaggttgaaataatataaaagtctttttaataaacaacttgatgtagacattttgtacttgtcccaccagtcacaaatgcctgtcccaccagtcacaataaaacaaattttgaacttcccgctaagaaaatcgaagattttcaaaaatcgggaagttattgtttttaccccgttttgcaaaaatcgagttttcatcagatcttgacgtttgaaggtcacaggaagcttccctgactatccccgcgaggttgtcacggtgtttgtatgtgtgtgtgtgtgtgtgtgtgtgtgtgtgtgtgtgtgtgtgtgaaaatatgtgaaccgcttataacttttgaacagcttgaccgatttcatcgcggttggtgccattcgaaagggcttggccaaacttagattttgaaaactatttggaccgattcaaatcaataaattttgagaaatcttaaaaaaactgaaaaaaaaaattttttcaaatgtggtttttttggaataacttttaaacggcttaaaggttcaattccaaaaactaatcagctcttaacctcaaaaaaccacgtcgatcgccaccagtccggtcaaaatcggttgattcgttcgagagatatcgtgaacgacagaaaaccgaaaaaagtgttttttcggaataactccgaaattcctagcgcgatcaattcaaaatttgagattttttgtgaggcttgaaaaactgcgtcaaatgctgccaaccgcgtgaaaatcggtttattcattcaaaagttattgcggtttaaaaattcaaaaaatagtgtcaccAAAttcctatcagacttttgagctcgaagagctcaaaagcataggaaaacaatctctttgagcttggagagctcaaaataacccataaattgtatttttgagctcgaagagctcaaaaacgccattggtgcaattttaagcgcctaagtatggaattagcgggaagttgcagggatggccttcagggtcaaccgttttcctaatttttttaattgtttctacgtaggtaatcagtttaattcttcataatattgaatgtttgtaggataaattttgtatttagagggaagtattttttttcagtttagtggtcgaactgaaattggactttaagtatacctttggtaagagagaaggatttttcttagtcccaccagtcacactcagtcaaatgataattccgagaaacttaaaaagttatcgaggtttttgacaaagggatgttgttaattagttattcttctatattataagacaaattttactatattttaagtttcagtcacataattatagtttataattgatgaaattccAGAGTCAAATGTCCCATCAGTCACTATAGAATGCCTCttatataaaaaagaatttttttgaatgcaAGATAAAAGCCTCAATTATTGACAAgagtctaaatattgacaccctaaattatttttaaatatatttaatcatctataataagaataactatcatataaatttttattaaattctaatcaattaaaaaattgaaaaaaattactgtcagttcaaaatattaaatattaattattaaaaaaaaaataaagttaccaccagttcatcaaaccagcttacgaacgtttattttcttaacaactttaattagaaaagcattttttttaaatgccgagtttaaattcatttcttcatctactaatatcattttttttttttttttaattaacaatatatgaaaaatttataaaattgaataatcgaaattaattgtatgctttataatattcaaataatgggtgtcaataactagttggtaatttttaagttgaatctcatgttgacagccattcgacagcgctatcacgcctttttttgactttaacttaaaaaattaactgtaagagtttgaacttttctgattcaataaattatttttaaataaatttttatatttttaaaagtaatcaatcatttatggaaattattattaataaactttcataaaattgattacttaataataagtttggataaataagaataagcagaTGATTCTAGGCATGCTTagtataggtgtcaataattggggcgaaggtgtgtcaataattagatcaatcagttttttaacctgccAATAATTGATGAATCCtgataatctatttaattatttaaaattaattagtaaagaTCAGTaattagcatttaaaaaaaaattaattagtaaaaacattacttgagacattaccacaaacaaaattcaactatattgatatttgattgcttaaaaaaaatcaaatcataactttgtctctaatagtgtcaataattagggCTTCTACCTTAGTTTAATAATTCCTTAATTTGGAAATCTGATTctttttttccataaatttCATTCATTGTTCAACTTACCCATCTACTTCGTTCTCATCAATcatatcaatataaaattcataattagtATAGCCAATGACTATGTGGGTTTTACCAAGATAACCGAACTGCGACTTATCTTGCTATCAATTAATGCCAGATTTCAATCAGTAGCTCGTGAtctgataacatttttaaacaaagcATACAATCATTCTGATAACGTTCAAGTAGGTAAATTATCAATCATCAATCAATTGTCCAAAAATAGACTAACtagtaaactattttttacttaccaattcaatttttaatcaagacTTTAGAATCAACCCTTTAGATCCCAAATCTTTCTAAATTTCCAAATTGATATGTATCTGCAGAGATCGGCTGCctaatttcaaaacacagcaACTGACagttttaacattttttaaaatttttcttgttaaaaaaaaatttgcgcgcctaattgataaaaaatttgatctatgaatagaaaatacttgaataaaaatattttttagaaaaaatacttgaaattaaggtctaaaagttataaaaattgcagcaatactaaaaaaatcaaatataaatattttgcaattactgtgttttaaaattggacaGCCGCAGATGCACATCAGATATTATATCCATATCCGCAAATCTAAATCAGATAATCAAGAAAACCTTCTTTTctctaatttaaaaacagatctgatgaaaattaaatcgtTATCGATCATTGCACCATCAGGGTGTCAGGTGTCAATCACTTTCTAGCAGTATATAAACTCTTGCAAATCATGAAGATGCATCAAGTGCAGCTTTGAGTAAGCAGAGCATTAACAAAGCATCAACATGCAGGCGATTTTCTTTGGAATTCTCGCAATAATTGCTCTTGTAAGCACTGAGGCAAGGGAAATTCCTTCGAGGGTAGTCGGCGGTGAAGATGCTGCTGAAGGGGCTCATCCTTGGCAAGTTTCACTGAGGAGATATAATTCTCATTTATGTGGAGGAGTCATTGTTAATGAACGCTGGATCTTGACTGCTGCTCATTGCATTGTTtagtaagtttttaattttttattctgttataaaacaataatgaaaatgataaaaaactaaaaataataatgataactttttttttaaattcaagcATTAGTATTATGGTTGTTAatagcaactttgcagtcactacgtgactgccgtgacttgtaaactataaataaatagaattttgcttttttagataatgacttttgttaaattgcactgtactttcttaaatattgacatttatgaagatataagctcatcccagtgttacactcatcaaaagctttcatttgagtacccacatgcatttttgatatatttttcatatatatatatatatatataatatatataaatatatgaaaaattgatgtgggtactcaaatgaaaggtcttgatgaggctaacatcggggtgaaattatatctttaaaaatgtcaatagttctcaagatacaagctcatttcttaattattgacattttttaagatataaacacatttcgatgttacactcatcgatacctttcatttaagtacccacatgtcttttttttatatattttatatatatggtatttgtgaaatatataaatatacaaaatatgtgaaaaatttatgtgggtactcaaatgaatggtctcaatgagtgtaacatcgtaatgagcttatatctttaaaaatatcattagtttacaagatacaatgtcatttcttaattattgacattttttaagatataagcttattttgaagttacactcatcgagacctttcatttaagtacccacattgcactttttatatattttatatatatggtatttgtgaaatatataaatatataaaatatatgaaaaattgatgtgggtactcaaatgaaaggtctcgatgattataatgtcgggatgagcttatatctttaaaaatgtcaatagttcacgagatgtaaggtcatttcttaagtATGTAtttagagtattttcgaatccagcctaaatacttatcctggagacaaaatttttcttaatctcttaataatatagattattattattattattattattattattattattattattattattattcagttaataattacaactaggtaaaaattgttattaataatgacaattaaattaataataataatatttcagtCAAAGCGCATCTTCCATCACTGTAGTCACAGGAACGAACCGTCTTTCAGAAGGTGGAGACCGTTACCAAGCAAAGACTTTGGTCCCGCACAAAAAATACAATCCATCGGTCTTTAGCAATGACATAGGGATGATCATGCTTGATGAAGACATAACTTTCAATGATAAAGTCCAGCCGATTGCTCTGCCCTCTGCCGATGACCGGTACGAGGAATATCCAGCTAAGCTTTCAGGATGGGGAACGACCAAACTTGGTGGACCGCTACCGGACAAGCTTCAAGAAATTGAGTTGATGGTCATTACCGAGACTAAATGCCAGAGTTATCATTCTATAGTCAGTGCTGGACACATTTGCACTTTAACCCAGGCGGGAGAAGGTGCTTGCCATGTAAGTGTTTTAATAAAAGCAAAAGTATTCTTTATTAAAGTTTGTTTTTTGAatcttgaattttaaattgcaGGGAGATTCTGGTGGACCTTTGACTGCTGATAGGACTCTGATTGGTCTGGTATCATTTGGACGTCCTTGTGCGGTTGGATACCCAGATGTCTACACCAGAGTTTTCTTCTATTTGGACTGGATATCCGAGACCATGCAAGCGAAATACTAACGCATTTCATTTTTCTACTTTGTATTTTCATACGCCGAATTTTGTACTTACAAAACtcgtcatttttttatgaacaacAAATCAATGATGATCAATAATTGACTAGCAACcatgcagtcactatgtgactgccgtgacttgtaagctataaataaataaaatttattaaataatgactattgttaaattgcactgtactttcttaaatattgacgattttaaagatataagctcattccgatgttacattcatctagagctttcatttgagtacccacatgcatttttgatatattttttatatatacatatatataatatatctaaataataataataaatggagagtcggtttttttgtccggttatactgtgaaaactactgaaccgatcggaataatactaataccataagatgcagcgtgtttcggagaaggttttagtatatgatatcgCGTGTCTAATGCAAAAAGGGCTACATAGCTACAGGTTAGTAGGGATCCATGCTAAAAGGgcccataaaaaaatttttttttgccatccTTCTTAAAATCGCTTAAAACACAaagatctgtaaaaaaaaaaattaggaaaacggttgaccctgaaggctatccctgtaacttcccgctaattccatacttaggcgcttaaaattgcaccaatgacgtttttgagctcttcgagctcaaaaatacaatttgtgggttattttgagctctccaagctcaaagagattgttttcctatgcttttgagctcttcgagctcaaaagtctgatagggatttgatgacactattttttgaatttttaaaccgcaataacttttgaatgaataaaccgattttcacgcggttggcagcgttcgacgcagtttttcaagcctcacaaagaatctcaaattatgaattgatcgcgctaaaaatttcggagttattccgaaaaaacacttttttcggttttctttcgttcacgatatctctcgaacgaatcaaccgattttgaccagactggtggcgatcgacgtggttttttgaggttaagagctgattagtttttggaattgaaccatcaagccatttaaaagttattccaaaaaaaccacatttgaaaaaaatgtttttttcagttttttgaagatttctcaaaatctattgatctgaatcggtccaaat
It encodes:
- the LOC123265601 gene encoding chymotrypsin-1-like, giving the protein MQAIFFGILAIIALVSTEAREIPSRVVGGEDAAEGAHPWQVSLRRYNSHLCGGVIVNERWILTAAHCIVYQSASSITVVTGTNRLSEGGDRYQAKTLVPHKKYNPSVFSNDIGMIMLDEDITFNDKVQPIALPSADDRYEEYPAKLSGWGTTKLGGPLPDKLQEIELMVITETKCQSYHSIVSAGHICTLTQAGEGACHGDSGGPLTADRTLIGLVSFGRPCAVGYPDVYTRVFFYLDWISETMQAKY